A single window of Rubripirellula lacrimiformis DNA harbors:
- the gspG gene encoding type II secretion system major pseudopilin GspG: protein MYWQNKKQRNVTHAQSRRHIRCRRAAFTLVELMVVIVILGLLSGVVTMSVRSYLIRSKQNVAKMEISKICQALETFYTTYDRYPKNQEGLPVLSQPSDEFAEGILTFVPSDPWGHPYEYVSPGKTKPYDVSCYGADHREGGTAADKDITSNELGQRSRGG from the coding sequence ATGTATTGGCAGAATAAGAAGCAGCGAAACGTCACGCACGCTCAATCGCGTAGGCACATTCGCTGCCGTCGTGCAGCGTTCACGCTGGTCGAATTGATGGTTGTAATTGTGATCCTTGGATTGCTGTCGGGTGTCGTAACGATGAGCGTTCGCAGTTACCTGATCCGCAGCAAACAGAACGTCGCCAAGATGGAGATCAGCAAGATCTGCCAGGCCCTGGAAACGTTCTACACCACCTACGATCGCTACCCCAAGAACCAGGAGGGCCTGCCAGTGCTGTCACAGCCCAGCGACGAATTTGCCGAAGGGATTCTAACCTTCGTCCCTTCCGATCCGTGGGGGCATCCGTACGAATACGTCAGCCCAGGAAAGACGAAACCCTACGATGTCTCCTGCTACGGAGCAGACCATCGCGAGGGAGGAACCGCAGCTGACAAGGACATCACCAGCAACGAGCTCGGCCAACGGTCGAGAGGCGGCTGA